A genome region from Maridesulfovibrio ferrireducens includes the following:
- a CDS encoding type II toxin-antitoxin system HipA family toxin — translation MTQKKAVHEKLDVFGNFGSVRHHVGVLAVRDGEIYFEYTDDFLQTGMEISPFKLPTKNQFVHCKSPFESLPGVFYDSLPDGWGRLLMERVLRGKGIHPSQITPLDRLAFVGISGLGALEYEPAVSQSRARELSLDEIAGYAKNVLAEELSGTPQDVIEALLHLNGSSAGARPKVLVSVFEDGTLNCSPLSGSAGNTDLNRGAEAWMVKFPNTHDGRDSGALEYVYSIMARKAGIEMPPTRLFSAKDGPGYFGIKRFDVTPHERFHMHTACGLLEADYRVPALDYQDLIKLTYILTKNQQEVEKIYRLAVFNVLAHNRDDHGKNFTYLMGKSGQWSFAPAYDLTYSHGPNGEQSTMVMGEGRSPGKEHLMALAEVADISEKKAGQCIEQVEDSLSEFGKLAGEYGVSADLGPQL, via the coding sequence ATGACACAAAAGAAAGCTGTACATGAAAAACTAGATGTTTTCGGCAACTTCGGATCTGTGCGGCATCATGTCGGCGTGTTGGCCGTGCGTGATGGTGAGATCTACTTTGAGTATACGGATGATTTCTTGCAAACAGGTATGGAAATATCTCCATTCAAACTACCCACGAAGAATCAGTTTGTTCACTGCAAATCTCCGTTTGAGAGTTTGCCGGGAGTTTTCTATGACTCTCTTCCAGATGGCTGGGGTCGGCTTCTCATGGAAAGAGTTCTGCGCGGTAAGGGAATTCATCCCAGTCAAATAACACCGCTAGACCGACTGGCCTTTGTGGGAATTAGCGGCCTTGGGGCTTTAGAATATGAGCCTGCAGTATCACAGTCTAGGGCGAGAGAATTGTCACTGGATGAGATCGCTGGATACGCCAAAAATGTACTCGCTGAAGAGCTTTCCGGTACTCCTCAAGACGTTATCGAAGCTCTACTGCATCTTAATGGATCATCAGCCGGAGCAAGGCCGAAAGTGCTAGTCAGTGTATTTGAAGATGGCACGTTAAATTGTTCCCCACTCTCAGGTAGTGCTGGAAACACCGATCTTAATCGCGGTGCCGAAGCATGGATGGTCAAATTCCCGAACACTCACGATGGGAGAGATAGCGGTGCGCTTGAGTATGTCTATTCAATCATGGCTCGTAAGGCTGGTATTGAAATGCCTCCCACAAGGCTCTTTTCGGCCAAAGACGGTCCGGGGTATTTCGGTATCAAGCGATTTGACGTTACCCCACATGAAAGATTTCATATGCATACAGCCTGCGGACTTCTAGAAGCAGATTACCGTGTGCCAGCACTGGACTATCAGGATCTCATAAAACTCACTTACATCCTTACTAAGAATCAGCAGGAAGTAGAAAAGATCTACCGTCTGGCTGTTTTCAACGTTCTAGCCCACAACCGTGACGATCATGGAAAGAACTTTACCTATCTAATGGGCAAATCCGGACAATGGTCCTTTGCTCCAGCATACGACCTTACATATTCTCATGGCCCCAATGGAGAGCAGTCCACCATGGTAATGGGAGAGGGTAGGAGTCCTGGCAAAGAACATTTGATGGCGTTGGCTGAGGTGGCGGATATCAGTGAGAAAAAAGCTGGGCAGTGTATTGAGCAGGTAGAAGATAGTTTGAGCGAGTTTGGTAAGCTGGCGGGGGAGTATGGGGTTTCGGCAGATTTAGGACCTCAGCTATGA
- a CDS encoding helix-turn-helix domain-containing protein, translated as MSLFDEKLPSEALVALARNIRELRLNRQWTQDTLSERSGVPLSTLRKFERTGKISLESFLKVAFSLDVLDELLVATESKGQSFTSMDQVLDKVEPKKRKRGRKS; from the coding sequence ATGTCACTATTTGATGAAAAGCTCCCTTCTGAGGCGTTAGTAGCACTAGCACGAAATATCCGAGAACTGCGGCTGAATCGTCAGTGGACTCAGGACACTCTTTCCGAGCGTTCTGGAGTTCCTCTTTCCACTTTGCGCAAGTTCGAGCGCACGGGTAAAATCTCTCTTGAATCATTCCTCAAAGTGGCTTTTAGCCTAGATGTATTGGATGAGTTGCTGGTAGCAACAGAATCCAAAGGCCAGAGCTTCACCTCCATGGATCAGGTGCTTGATAAAGTTGAACCTAAGAAGCGGAAGCGGGGGCGAAAGTCATGA